The genomic interval CTAGTCATGTAGTTATCAACATTGCCACCGCCCCATGTTTCGCCGGACCAGGTTGGCGCCATGTCGGTGTAGGATTCTACATCGTATACGATGCCGTAGTTACGACCGTAGTCGAGGCTGCCAGCGTCAGCCATTTTCAGGCCAGCGAAAGCCAGACGAGTACGAGTAGAGTTGTTTGCAGACTGTTCGCCTTCCGCAGAGCTGGCCAGTGCACGGTATTCCCACTGACCATAACCGGTCAGTTGGTCGTTGATCTGAGTTTCGCCTTTGAAACCGATCTGTGCATAAGTTGAATCTGAGTTGTTGGTGTTATCGCCATTGGTAACGAAGTCACGCTCAGCATTAACTTTTCCGTACAGATCCAGCTTGTTGCCGTTCTTGTTATAGATTTCTGCAGCGTTAGCTGCACCAGCTACCAGCAGAGCAGGGATAACCACTGCCAGAATATTGCGCTTCATCATTATTTATTACCCTCATTGGTTTTTTTATGACACTCGCCACTGCCGTCAATAAATTCTGTCAATAAATATTTCCGGAACTATTGATGAGAGTTTGGTGTCTTTATGTGTCTGACAGGCATCTTTCCATTCGGCGAAGCGTTTCGCTAGCCTGAAAGTACTACAATTCTCAAGATTAAGTAACCAAAAGAAAATATATGTAACTAAGTATGTATTTTTGGGAACTTTGTGAACCACCTCAAACTTCAGAACACCCTGGCGAATTAAACAACAAAACCTATCCTATATATATGAAATCCTTATGATTAATTGAGATAAAGGCGATTCGTATAAACAGACCTTAAACGGCTCGTTTTTTCTTATGTCTGTGAAAGGCCTTCCGGATGGCTGTAAAAGTGGTTGAAATTTGTGCTATCGCCTGAGGGTGTAATAATCGCAATAAGAATGGGGTTTATTTTTTGTGGCTGGATATTTCGCGGAAACAAAACGTAACAGGTAGTGGTTGTGACGGGGTTAAGGTTTAAAGATGCTGACTTTGCGCTGACGAAAACTGACAATGCAGAATAAAATAATGGCCAGCATCTGCTGGCCATTTTAGTCTTTTAGCGATTAGAAGCTGGCGTTACGCGGAGTACGTGGGAACGGGATCACGTCGCGTACGTTCTGAACACCGGTAACGTAGGCAATCAGACGCTCGAAGCCCAGGCCAAAACCGGCGTGCGGTACGGTACCGTAACGGCGCAGATCGCGGTACCAGCTGTAGTCAGCGGGGTTGAGCCCCATCTCTTCCATACGCGCGTCCAGCACGTCAAGACGTTCTTCACGCTGAGAGCCACCGATGATTTCACCAATGCCCGGCGCCAGAACGTCCATCGCTGCCACGGTTTTACCGTCTTCGTTAAGGCGCATATAGAAGGCCTTAATGTCTTTCGGGTAGTTTTTAACGACAACCGGCGCTTTGAAATGTTTCTCGGCCAGATAGCGTTCGTGCTCAGACGCCAGGTCAACGCCCCAGTAAACCGGGTTCTCGAACGTCTCACCGCATTTCTCGAGGATCGCCACCGCGTCGGTATAGTCCACCTGCGCAAAGTCGGCAGAGACGAAGCGTTCAAGACGCGCCACAGCATCGCTGTCTACGCGCTCGGCGAAGAATTTCATGTCGTCAGGACGCTCTTCCAGCACCGCTTTGAAGACATACTTCAGCATCGCTTCCGCCAGACCCGCAACATCGTCCAGGTCGGCGAACGCCACTTCAGGCTCCAGCATCCAGAATTCCGCCAGGTGACGGCTGGTGTTGGAGTTTTCGGCACGGAAGGTAGGGCCGAAGGTGTAGATTTTAGACAGCGCACAGGCGTACGTTTCGCCGTTGAGCTGACCGGATACGGTCAGGAAGGCCTCTTTACCAAAGAAGTCTTTGTCATAGTCCACTTTACCTTCCGGCGTGCGCGGCAGGTTTTCCATGTCCAGCGTTGAAACGCGGAACATCTCACCCGCACCTTCCGTATCGGACGCGGTGATCAGTGGGGTAGACACCCAGAAATAACCCTGCTCATCGAAGAAACGATGCAGCGCTTGCGCCAGCGTATGACGCACGCGCGCCACCGCACCAATCAGGTTGGTACGCGGACGCAGGTGGGCGACTTCACGCAGATATTCGATGCTGTGGCGTTTTGCCGCCATCGGATAGGTGTCCGGATCTTCAACCCAGCCGGTGACTTCAATCGCAGAAGCCTGAATTTCGAAGCTCTGGCCCTGGCCCGGGGATGCCACAACCACGCCGGTAACAATGACGGAACAACCTGTTGTCAGGCGCAGAACGTCATCATTGTAATTGGGCAGAGAATTATTAATGACGGCCTGTACAGGATCAAAGCAGGAACCGTCATAGACGGCAAGGAAGGAGATGCCAGCTTTAGAATCTCGGCGGGTACGCACCCATCCGCGCACGGTGACTTCCTGGTCAACGGCGACACGGCCCTGGAGTACGTCGGCTACAGGCACAACGCTCATAATATTCTCTCTGTTAATAGTCGGAAAAAATAAACACTTGTCCACCCTTATGGGGGGATATCTATGTTACCTGCCATCCGCTATCAGACAAGTAAATTTCGCAGTCAAAAGAGAAGAATTGAGAAATAAATAAGGAGAAGGGAGCCATAAAGGCTCCCTTAAGCGCTTAACTGGCTTTTTTGATCAAGGGGAGATCGAACGCTTTGCGCAATGCGCGGACAAACGCTTTGTCATGGCAGATGGTTTTACCCGGGCTGTCGGAGAGTTTTGCCACCGGCTTGCCGTTACATTCCACCAGCTTAATCACGATATTCAGAGGTTTCACCTGAGGAATATCACAGGTCAAACGGGTACCAATCCCGAAGCTCAGGTTCACACGGGTGCTGAAATGGCGATAGAGGTCGACCGCTTTCGCCAGGTCGAGATTATCCGAGAAGACCAGCACCTTGCTCATCGGGTCAATGCCAAGTTTTTGGTAATGGGCAATGGCCTTCTCGCCCCATTCAACCGGATCCCCGGAGTCGTGGCGTAACCCCTGGTAACGTTCAGCGAACTCGGGACCAAAGTCGCGCAGGAAGGCATCCATCGTAATACAGTCGGTGAGGGCGATCCCGAGCTGATTCGGGTACTCCTCAAGCCATGCGGCCAGTGCTGCGCGCTGGCTGTTAGCCAAATCGGGGCTGATCTGCTGATGCGCCTGGAACCACTCGTGCGCCTGGGTACCCATTGGCGTCAGGCTGAGGCGACGGGCCAGATCGTAGTTACTGGTGCCCACGAACCACGGCTCCCGCTGCAGACGTTTAACGATGGCCTCCTGAACGTCACGCGAAAAACGGCGCCGCGTACCAAAGTCCATCAGGCGGAAGCGGGACATATCCAGCCCTGCGGTCAGCGTGGAGAAGTCAGCGAGTTTGTTTTCCAGCGCGGCGACGGCCTGCTCGACGCTCGTTTCCGGCGAACGATAGCGGTGAGCCAGTTCACTGATCACCGCCAGAAGCGGTACTTCCCACATGATCACTTCCCGCCACGGACCTTCAAGGCGAATATCCAGCTTGCCGTTATCGTTAAGCACGGTGACCTGCTCCGGCTTATAGCGGAAATCGCGCAGCCAGTTCAGGTAGTCGGTTTTGAAGAAAGGCAGGCCGGAAAGCCACTGATATTCCTCGTCCTGCAGCGTCAGATGCTGCATCGCATCGACCTGTTCACGAATGGCGTCTGCGTAGATACCGAGCAAGTCGTCGCCACGACAGCGGAATTCCGCCGCGACATGAACGTCATAGTAATGGTGGAAAACGGCTTGCTGCATATGCAGTTTATACGCGTCGGTATCCAGCAACGTATGCAGAACTGGAGAAGCGAATTGAGTCATAGGTGCGCAGTAGCATCCTCTCACAGGAGCGTTTAGTACAATAAACAACTCCGGAGTATACCTTGTTTAGTGATTTATTGAACCCCGATCACAACATAAGCGCGTTTTATGGTCGAGGGCATTTTGTGCCCCGTGTTATACAAATGTAGCAAAAAAAGGTTTTGACCCTGAAAAGATGAACATTCTGCATAGCGCGATTTGCGCAACAGGAATATATTGAAACGTTACTCGACAAACGATGCATAAGGTTTTCTATGACACAACAGCCACAAGCCAAATACCGCCACGACTACCGTGCGCCGGATTACCTGATTAGCGAAATCGATCTGACTTTTGACCTGGATGCCACTAAAACCGTTGTCACGGCAGTGAGCCAGGTTACGCGCCATAGCGCAACTGCGGTGCCGCTGCGTCTGGATGGTGAAGACCTGACGCTGGTCTCCCTGCATATTAATGATGAAGCCTGGTCGGACTATAAGGAAGAAAACAACCAGCTGGTCATCGACAACCTGCCGGAACAGTTTACGCTGCGCATCGTGAATGAAATCAGCCCAGCCGCCAACACCGCGCTGGAAGGGCTTTACCAGTCGGGCGTGGCGCTGTGTACCCAGTGTGAAGCGGAAGGGTTCCGCCACATTACGTGGTATCTCGACCGTCCGGACGTCCTGGCGCGCTTCACCACCAAAATCATCGCCGATAAAACCCTGTATCCCTTCCTGCTCTCCAACGGTAACCGCGTAGGCGAAGGCGAGCTGGAGAATGGCCGTCACTGGGTGCAGTGGCAGGATCCCTTCCCGAAACCGTGCTACCTTTTTGCGCTGGTGGCGGGGGACTTCGACGTGCTGCGCGACACCTTCAAAACGCGCTCAGGCCGCGAAGTGGCGCTGGAGCTGTTTGTTGACCGCGGCAACCTGGACCGCGCGCCGTGGGCGATGACCTCGCTCATCAACTCCATGAAGTGGGACGAAGAGCGCTTCGGCCTCGAATATGACCTCGACATCTATATGATCGTCGCCGTTGATTTCTTCAACATGGGCGCAATGGAGAACAAAGGCCTTAACGTCTTTAACTCCAAATACGTGCTGGCGCGTACCGATACCGCAACCGACAAAGACTACCTCGATATCGAACGCGTTATCGGCCACGAATATTTCCACAACTGGACCGGTAACCGCGTCACCTGCCGCGACTGGTTCCAGCTGAGCCTGAAAGAGGGCCTGACCGTCTTCCGTGACCAGGAGTTCAGCTCCGATCTCGGTTCACGCGCGGTGAACCGCATCAACAACGTGCGTACCATGCGTGGACTACAGTTTGCGGAAGATGCCAGCCCAATGGCGCACCCGATCCGCCCAGATAAAGTCATCGAGATGAACAACTTCTACACCCTGACGGTGTACGAGAAGGGCGCTGAAATTATCCGCATGATCCACACCCTGCTGGGCGAGGAGAACTTCCAGAAAGGCATGCAGCTGTACTTCGAGCGTCATGACGGCAGCGCGGCCACCTGCGACGACTTTGTGCAGGCGATGGAAGATGCCTCTAATGTCGATCTCTCTCACTTCCGCCGCTGGTACAGCCAGGCCGGGACGCCAGTTGTCACCGTCAAAGACGATTACAATCCGGAAACCGAGCAGTACACCCTGACCATCAGCCAGCGCACGCCGCCGACGGCAGAGCAGGAAGAGAAATATCCGCTGCATATTCCGTTCAGCATTGAGCTGTACGATAACGAAGGCAAAGTCATCCCGCTCCAGAAGGGCGGCCACCCGGTACACCACGTGCTGAACGTGACCCAGGCCGAGCAGACCTTTATCTTCGATAACGTCTACTTCCAGCCGGTGCCTGCGCTGCTGTGTGAATTTTCCGCGCCGGTGAAGCTGGAATACAAGTGGAGCGATCAGCAGCTGACGTTCCTGATGCGTCACGCGCGTAACGATTTCTCCCGCTGGGACGCGGCGCAAAGCCTGCTGGCAACCTACATTAAGATCAACGTAAACCGTCATCAGCAGGGTCAGCCGCTGTCGCTGCCTGTCCATGTGGCTGACGCGTTCCGCGCGATCCTGCTGGATGAGAAGATTGACCCGGCGCTGGCCGCTGAAATTCTGACTCTGCCATCTGCAACTGAAATTGCGGAGTTGTTCGAGATTATCGATCCGATCGCGATCGTGGCGGTGCGTGAAGCGCTGACCCGTACGCTGGCTGCTGAACTGGCGGACGAGTTCCTCGCCATTTATAACGCCAACAAGCTTGACGCTTATCGCGTTGAGCACGCGGACATTGGTAAACGTTCTCTGCGTAATACCTGCCTGCGCTATCTGGCGTTTGGTGAAACTGAACTGGCGAACACCCTGGTGAGCAAGCAGTATCACGAAGCGGATAACATGACCGACGCGCTGGCCGCACTGGGCGCAAGCGTTGCCGCCGAACTGCCGTGCCGCGATGCGCTGATGCAGGAGTACGACGACAAGTGGCATCAGGATGGCCTGGTGATGGACAAGTGGTTCATCCTGCAGGCGACCAGCCCGGCGGCCGATGCGCTCAGCAACGTGCGCAGCCTGCTGAAGCATCGTTCCTTTACCCTGAGCAACCCAAACCGCGTGCGCTCGCTGATTGGCGCGTTTGCCAGCAGCAACCCGGCCGCATTCCATGCCGAAGACGGCAGCGGTTATCAGTTCATGGTGGAAATGCTGACCGAGCTGAACAGCCGTAATCCGCAGGTGGCGTCGCGTCTGATAGAGCCGCTGATCCGTCTGAAACGCTACGATGAGAAGCGTCAGGCGAAGATGCGTGCCGCGCTTGAGCAGCTGAAAGGGCTGGAAAACCTGTCTGGCGATCTGTACGAGAAGATTGCTAAAGCGTTAGCGTAATAAAAATTAACCCACCCTCTCCCTGTGGGAGAGGGCCGGGGTGAGGGCATCAGGCATTAGCCTTAGCTCGTTCTAACTCCGTCCCCCCTCGCTTCATCACCCGATCCAACACTTCAGCTTCCAGCTCCGCCAGTCTTGCCGAGCCCACGCGACGAGGCCGCGGAAGATCCACCGTCAGATCCAGACCTATTTTCCCGTCCTCTATTAACAGCACCCGGTCAGCCATCGCGACGGCCTCGCTCACGTCATGCGTCACCAGCAGTACCGTAAAGCCGTGCGCCTGCCACAGGGAGCCAATCAAATCCTGCATTTCGATCCGCGTCAGAGCGTCGAGCGCGCCGAGCGGTTCATCAAGCAACAGCAGGCCAGGACGGTGAATCAACGCTCGTGCAAGCGCCACGCGCTGCTTCTGCCCACCAGAGAGGGCAGCAGGCCATTCACCCGCACGATTTTCCAGCCCAACGGCGGCCAGCGCCTGGCGGGCTTCATCCCGCCAGCTGCCCTTAAGACCGAGCCCGACATTGTCGATAACCGATTTCCACGGCAGCAGACGCGCATCCTGAAACATCATGCGGGTATCGTCCTGAATATTCGAAAGCGGCGTTGTTCCTGCCAGAATGTCGCCGCTGTTGGGGGCTTCCAGTCCGGCCAGAAGCCGTAGCAGCGTACTCTTGCCGCCGCCGCTGCGCCCGACGACGGCCACAAATTGTCCAGCGGGAATGTGCAGATCCAGCCCGTTAAGAATGGTGTTTTCGCCGTAGCGTTTGGTCACGCCGTTCAGCAGTAACGGCGTTCCCTGGTTCAGTCGTGCAGTATTCATGCTTTCGCCTCCTGAAGGGTGTAGGCCGGGTTCCAGCGCAGCCAGCTGCGCTCCAGCCACTGGGCGCTAACGTCGGCGAGTTTGCCGAGCAGGGCATACAGAATGATGGCAACCACCACCACGTCCGTTTGCAGGAACTCGCGGGCGTTCATCGCCAGGTAGCCTATGCCTGAGTTGGCCGAGATGGTCTCCGCCACAATCAGCGTCAGCCACATCAGGCCGAGCGCAAAACGCACCCCGACCATAATGGAGGGCAGGGCGCCAGGCAGAATCACGTGAATAAAGAGGGAAAAACCCGATAAGCCGTAGCTGCGCGCCATCTCCACCAGACCGTGATCGATGTTGCGGATGCCGTGCCAGGTATTGATGTAAATCGGAAACAATGTGCCCAGCGCCACGAGGAAGATCTTGGCGCTCTCATCAATTCCAAACCACAGGATAACCAGCGGGATCAGCGCCAGATGCGGCACGTTGCGCAGCATCTGAATGGAGGTATCCAGCAGCCGCTCGCCCCAGCGGGAAAGGCCGCTGATCAGGCCCAGAACCAGACCGATGCTGCCGCCGATGGAAAACCCAATCACGGCGCGCCAGGAGCTGATCGCCAGATGCTGCCACAGCTCGCCGCTCACGCTCAGCGACCAGAACGCTTCTACGACGCCCTCCGGAGAGGGCAGAATGCGGCTCGACAGCCAGCCGGTGGACGACGCGAGCTGCCAGAGAGCCACAATGCCGACGGGTAAAAACCACGGCGCGGCGCGCAGCAGCCATTTTTGTGAGGTGGCAGACATGGTCACTCCTTAGCTCTGTGCGGCTTTGCGTGGAATAAACTCGTTCGCCACGGCTTCGCCCTGCAGCTGAAGCCGCTGCGGCTGCGGAATTTCCGGAATGGCAACATCCAGATGCGGGAACAACAGCTCGCCCACCTTGTACGCCTCTTCGAGATGCGGATAACCGGAGAGAATAAAGCTGTCGATGCCCAGCTCAGCGTATTCGTTGATACGTGCAGCTACGGTCGGTCCGTCGCCGACCAGCGCCGTACCCGCACCGCCGCGCACCAGGCCGACGCCCGCCCACAGGTTTGGGCTGATCTCCAGGTTCTCGCGCTTGCCGTTGTGCAGGGACGCCATCCGGTGCTGCCCGACGGAGTCGGTTTTGGCAAACGCGGCCTGTGCTTTGGCGATGGTCTCATCGTCCAGGTGCGAGATCAGGCGGTCGGCGGCCTGCCAGGCCTCATCATTGGTTTCACGCACAATCACGTGCAGGCGAATACCGAAGCGCACCTTGCGGCCATGGGCGGCCGCCTTAGCGCGTACCTGGGCAATTTTTTCTTTCACCAGCTCAGGCGGTTCGCCCCAGGTCAGATAGAGATCGACCTGCTCTGCCGCCAGATCCTGGGCCACATCCGACGACCCGCCAAAGTAAAGAGGAGGACGCGGCTGCTGCACCGGGGGGAAGTAGAGCTTCGCGTCGCGAACGTGAATATGCTTGCCTTCAAAGGTGACGGTTTCCCCTTCCAGCAGACGTCGCCAGACGTGGGTGAACTCGGCGGAGGCTTCGTAGCGTTCGGTATGGTCGAGGAACACGCCGTCGCCCGCCAGCTCCTGCGGATCGCTGCCCGTTACCAGGTTAAACAGGGCACGGCCGTTGGACAGTCTGTCCAGCGTTGCCGCCTGACGCGCCGCCACGGTAGGCGAGACCACGCTCGGGCGTAACGCAACCAGGAACTTCAGACGCTGGGTGACCGGAATCATCGACGCGGCGACCAGCCAGGCATCTTCACATGAGCGTCCGGTCGGGATCAGCACACCGGTGAAACCGATTCGGTCCGCCGCCTGCGCAATCTGCTGCAGGTAGCCGTGGTCAACCGGGCGCGAGCCCTCTTCTGTACCAAGATAGTGTCCATCACCGTGGGTGGGTAAAAACCAGAAAAGATTCAGACTCATGATTTAGCTCCTTCTTTGCCTGCGGGCTGCCAGATACGTTCACGAATATCCACCTGCTTAGGAACCAGGTGATTTTGATAGAAGAGGTCAGCGGTTTGTTGCTGAAGCGCGGCGACGTGGGCGTCTACGGGCGTAATGGTGGTCGGCGGACGGTGGTTGAGATAGCTCGCGATCACCGGCTCAGGTAAGCCCATGGTTTTCGCCAGCAGGGCAATGCTCTCCTGACGCTGGCTCTGGGTCAGCGCATCGGCCTGGGTAAAGGTATCCAGTACGCCCTGGATAAATGCGCCGTTCTTTTCCGCATAAGGACGCGCGGCCAGATAGAACGAGCCGGTCTGTTTCAGCGTGGTGCCGTCTTTCAATACGCGAACACCGCCCTGCAGTAATGCGGCTGAGTAGTACGGATCCCAGATGGCCCAGGCATCAACGTTCTTCTGCTGGAACGCGGCGCGCGCGTCGGCAGGCGTCAGATAAACGGGCTGAATGTCGGTGAACTTGAGCCCGGCTTCTTGCAGGGCGCGCAGCAGCAGGTTGTGTGAGCTGGAACCTTTCTGAAAAGCCACTTTATGCCCTTTGAGGTCGGCGACGCTTTTAATGTCGCTGTTTTCAGGCACCAGAATCACTTCGGCTTTCGGTTTGGGCGGCTCAACGCCAACATAGACAAGGTCCGCTCCCGCCGCCTGGGCGAATATCGGCGGAATATCCCCCGTGCTGCCAATATCGATACTGCCGACGTTCAGGGCCTCCAGCATCTGCGGGCCAGCCGGGAACTCCACCCAGGAGAATTTGGTATCCGGGAAGCGTTTCTCCAGAAGCTGGTGGCTTTTCGCCAGCACCATGCTGACGCTGCCTTTCTGATAGCCAATGCGCAAACTCTCCGGAGCCGTTTCTGCGGCATGTGCCAGCGAGGTAAGCGCCATCAAACCTGCCAGTCCGATACGGGTTAAGGTTTTAAACATGTGCGACTCCTTGAAGCTGAGCAAACGCCGGGGCCTGGATATCCCTGCGGTGCAGAGCGTGCCAGAAGGTTTCCAGGGCAGTATCGAGGCGGGTTTGCAGGTTCGGCGTAAAATGAGGTTTATGTTGATAGTCGATAACCTGGGAGTCATCGGCGAAAACGCCGTGGAGGATCTCCTGCGCTTTCAACGCGTTCAGCACCGGCTTCAGGGCGTAATCCACGGCCAGTAAATGGGCCACGGTACCGCCCGTAGCCA from Enterobacter sp. JBIWA008 carries:
- the pncB gene encoding nicotinate phosphoribosyltransferase, which codes for MTQFASPVLHTLLDTDAYKLHMQQAVFHHYYDVHVAAEFRCRGDDLLGIYADAIREQVDAMQHLTLQDEEYQWLSGLPFFKTDYLNWLRDFRYKPEQVTVLNDNGKLDIRLEGPWREVIMWEVPLLAVISELAHRYRSPETSVEQAVAALENKLADFSTLTAGLDMSRFRLMDFGTRRRFSRDVQEAIVKRLQREPWFVGTSNYDLARRLSLTPMGTQAHEWFQAHQQISPDLANSQRAALAAWLEEYPNQLGIALTDCITMDAFLRDFGPEFAERYQGLRHDSGDPVEWGEKAIAHYQKLGIDPMSKVLVFSDNLDLAKAVDLYRHFSTRVNLSFGIGTRLTCDIPQVKPLNIVIKLVECNGKPVAKLSDSPGKTICHDKAFVRALRKAFDLPLIKKAS
- the ssuD gene encoding FMNH2-dependent alkanesulfonate monooxygenase; protein product: MSLNLFWFLPTHGDGHYLGTEEGSRPVDHGYLQQIAQAADRIGFTGVLIPTGRSCEDAWLVAASMIPVTQRLKFLVALRPSVVSPTVAARQAATLDRLSNGRALFNLVTGSDPQELAGDGVFLDHTERYEASAEFTHVWRRLLEGETVTFEGKHIHVRDAKLYFPPVQQPRPPLYFGGSSDVAQDLAAEQVDLYLTWGEPPELVKEKIAQVRAKAAAHGRKVRFGIRLHVIVRETNDEAWQAADRLISHLDDETIAKAQAAFAKTDSVGQHRMASLHNGKRENLEISPNLWAGVGLVRGGAGTALVGDGPTVAARINEYAELGIDSFILSGYPHLEEAYKVGELLFPHLDVAIPEIPQPQRLQLQGEAVANEFIPRKAAQS
- the ssuC gene encoding aliphatic sulfonate ABC transporter permease SsuC, coding for MSATSQKWLLRAAPWFLPVGIVALWQLASSTGWLSSRILPSPEGVVEAFWSLSVSGELWQHLAISSWRAVIGFSIGGSIGLVLGLISGLSRWGERLLDTSIQMLRNVPHLALIPLVILWFGIDESAKIFLVALGTLFPIYINTWHGIRNIDHGLVEMARSYGLSGFSLFIHVILPGALPSIMVGVRFALGLMWLTLIVAETISANSGIGYLAMNAREFLQTDVVVVAIILYALLGKLADVSAQWLERSWLRWNPAYTLQEAKA
- the asnS gene encoding asparagine--tRNA ligase is translated as MSVVPVADVLQGRVAVDQEVTVRGWVRTRRDSKAGISFLAVYDGSCFDPVQAVINNSLPNYNDDVLRLTTGCSVIVTGVVVASPGQGQSFEIQASAIEVTGWVEDPDTYPMAAKRHSIEYLREVAHLRPRTNLIGAVARVRHTLAQALHRFFDEQGYFWVSTPLITASDTEGAGEMFRVSTLDMENLPRTPEGKVDYDKDFFGKEAFLTVSGQLNGETYACALSKIYTFGPTFRAENSNTSRHLAEFWMLEPEVAFADLDDVAGLAEAMLKYVFKAVLEERPDDMKFFAERVDSDAVARLERFVSADFAQVDYTDAVAILEKCGETFENPVYWGVDLASEHERYLAEKHFKAPVVVKNYPKDIKAFYMRLNEDGKTVAAMDVLAPGIGEIIGGSQREERLDVLDARMEEMGLNPADYSWYRDLRRYGTVPHAGFGLGFERLIAYVTGVQNVRDVIPFPRTPRNASF
- the pepN gene encoding aminopeptidase N translates to MTQQPQAKYRHDYRAPDYLISEIDLTFDLDATKTVVTAVSQVTRHSATAVPLRLDGEDLTLVSLHINDEAWSDYKEENNQLVIDNLPEQFTLRIVNEISPAANTALEGLYQSGVALCTQCEAEGFRHITWYLDRPDVLARFTTKIIADKTLYPFLLSNGNRVGEGELENGRHWVQWQDPFPKPCYLFALVAGDFDVLRDTFKTRSGREVALELFVDRGNLDRAPWAMTSLINSMKWDEERFGLEYDLDIYMIVAVDFFNMGAMENKGLNVFNSKYVLARTDTATDKDYLDIERVIGHEYFHNWTGNRVTCRDWFQLSLKEGLTVFRDQEFSSDLGSRAVNRINNVRTMRGLQFAEDASPMAHPIRPDKVIEMNNFYTLTVYEKGAEIIRMIHTLLGEENFQKGMQLYFERHDGSAATCDDFVQAMEDASNVDLSHFRRWYSQAGTPVVTVKDDYNPETEQYTLTISQRTPPTAEQEEKYPLHIPFSIELYDNEGKVIPLQKGGHPVHHVLNVTQAEQTFIFDNVYFQPVPALLCEFSAPVKLEYKWSDQQLTFLMRHARNDFSRWDAAQSLLATYIKINVNRHQQGQPLSLPVHVADAFRAILLDEKIDPALAAEILTLPSATEIAELFEIIDPIAIVAVREALTRTLAAELADEFLAIYNANKLDAYRVEHADIGKRSLRNTCLRYLAFGETELANTLVSKQYHEADNMTDALAALGASVAAELPCRDALMQEYDDKWHQDGLVMDKWFILQATSPAADALSNVRSLLKHRSFTLSNPNRVRSLIGAFASSNPAAFHAEDGSGYQFMVEMLTELNSRNPQVASRLIEPLIRLKRYDEKRQAKMRAALEQLKGLENLSGDLYEKIAKALA
- a CDS encoding sulfonate ABC transporter substrate-binding protein gives rise to the protein MFKTLTRIGLAGLMALTSLAHAAETAPESLRIGYQKGSVSMVLAKSHQLLEKRFPDTKFSWVEFPAGPQMLEALNVGSIDIGSTGDIPPIFAQAAGADLVYVGVEPPKPKAEVILVPENSDIKSVADLKGHKVAFQKGSSSHNLLLRALQEAGLKFTDIQPVYLTPADARAAFQQKNVDAWAIWDPYYSAALLQGGVRVLKDGTTLKQTGSFYLAARPYAEKNGAFIQGVLDTFTQADALTQSQRQESIALLAKTMGLPEPVIASYLNHRPPTTITPVDAHVAALQQQTADLFYQNHLVPKQVDIRERIWQPAGKEGAKS
- the ssuB gene encoding aliphatic sulfonates ABC transporter ATP-binding protein, with the translated sequence MNTARLNQGTPLLLNGVTKRYGENTILNGLDLHIPAGQFVAVVGRSGGGKSTLLRLLAGLEAPNSGDILAGTTPLSNIQDDTRMMFQDARLLPWKSVIDNVGLGLKGSWRDEARQALAAVGLENRAGEWPAALSGGQKQRVALARALIHRPGLLLLDEPLGALDALTRIEMQDLIGSLWQAHGFTVLLVTHDVSEAVAMADRVLLIEDGKIGLDLTVDLPRPRRVGSARLAELEAEVLDRVMKRGGTELERAKANA